A single genomic interval of Ruminococcus sp. NK3A76 harbors:
- a CDS encoding N-6 DNA methylase — protein sequence MDLGQVFTSPIVARYMVSLLNVSKSSSILDPCFGNGAFINACLDEGYTNITGYEIDNHLYNSVKQVQPRLKLYNSDYLQADEAKKFDAILMNPPYIRHEKIDELSYIGISKKTLRLNPIFLELPTTANMYMYFIIKALQMLNIDGNLVVIFPSSWLNARSGKSFEQLISKQATIEKQIHISGEVFQKSALVDVVILCIKKTIEKSDREIIHLNLSDDVITPRIIQRSTKKLIATPVPFHIYANVRRGLTTGANDIFINPPLKHNNEYLISIVSSPKSIIGFSTTAAITDHLLWLHGEKKKFPKSVQEYLSQCKKMIISTQKPKTLYLKIQQHYSWYELSDIDSDGILFSYFVRNDMKFIMNTTNVLARDNFYIIKPQIDRHLLFALLNNYYTFYQLERMGKKYGAGLLKLQRYDIEKILFPDIASISSSDKEHLINLSKHMIDNNEDMIAQITLIISRYMNCNYKEICEDYALIKQQRLEDK from the coding sequence ATGGATTTAGGACAAGTATTTACCTCGCCAATAGTTGCGAGATATATGGTTTCTTTATTAAATGTTAGTAAATCTTCTTCTATCTTAGATCCTTGTTTTGGTAATGGCGCTTTTATAAACGCCTGTTTGGATGAGGGATATACTAATATTACTGGGTATGAAATTGATAATCATTTATACAATAGTGTAAAACAAGTTCAACCTAGATTAAAACTTTATAATAGCGATTATTTGCAAGCTGATGAAGCAAAAAAGTTTGATGCAATTCTTATGAATCCGCCATATATTCGTCACGAGAAGATAGACGAACTATCATATATTGGAATTTCAAAAAAAACACTGCGTTTGAATCCTATTTTTTTAGAATTGCCGACAACTGCAAATATGTATATGTATTTTATAATAAAAGCACTTCAAATGCTCAATATAGATGGAAACCTTGTTGTGATTTTTCCAAGTAGTTGGCTTAATGCACGTTCTGGAAAGTCTTTTGAGCAACTAATCAGCAAACAAGCTACTATAGAGAAACAAATACATATATCTGGAGAAGTTTTTCAAAAGAGTGCACTTGTTGATGTCGTTATTCTTTGCATAAAAAAGACAATAGAAAAATCTGATAGAGAAATAATACACCTTAACCTATCAGATGATGTTATAACACCTCGAATAATTCAAAGGTCAACCAAAAAACTAATAGCAACTCCTGTTCCGTTTCATATATATGCTAATGTGAGAAGAGGTTTGACAACTGGTGCAAACGATATATTTATAAATCCCCCTCTCAAACATAATAATGAATATTTAATTAGCATTGTTTCAAGCCCTAAGTCAATTATTGGCTTTTCTACCACAGCAGCGATAACAGATCATCTATTATGGCTTCATGGTGAAAAAAAGAAATTCCCGAAGAGTGTGCAAGAATACTTATCTCAATGTAAAAAAATGATAATTAGCACTCAAAAGCCTAAAACACTCTATTTAAAAATACAACAACATTATTCATGGTATGAGTTATCTGACATTGATTCAGACGGAATATTGTTTAGCTATTTTGTTCGTAACGATATGAAGTTTATTATGAACACAACCAATGTATTGGCAAGAGATAATTTTTATATCATAAAGCCACAAATAGACAGGCATTTATTGTTTGCTCTTTTGAATAATTACTACACATTCTATCAGTTAGAGAGAATGGGGAAGAAATATGGTGCGGGATTATTAAAGTTACAAAGGTACGATATTGAAAAAATACTATTTCCAGATATAGCTAGCATATCTTCTTCTGATAAAGAACATTTAATCAATCTCTCAAAACACATGATAGATAATAATGAAGACATGATTGCTCAAATTACACTGATTATATCAAGGTATATGAATTGTAATTATAAAGAAATATGTGAGGATTATGCTTTAATTAAACAACAACGATTGGAGGATAAATAA
- a CDS encoding TIR domain-containing protein, with product MYGYSQTKHKVFISFYHHDDQQYKNYIDRNLSGNIINKSVMPGEYDPDDSDEYIKRLIREDKISDSSVIVVLVGNNTKNRKHVDWEIYAGLRASINGNAGLIGIMLPSVKKSIAGKYYSDDIPARLADNLVSKYATLYEWDYAIHHFDSIIEEAFQSRISKRNLINNSRPQMKYNR from the coding sequence ATGTATGGTTATTCACAAACAAAGCACAAGGTCTTTATAAGTTTTTATCACCATGATGATCAGCAGTATAAAAACTACATAGATCGCAATCTAAGTGGAAACATAATCAATAAATCTGTAATGCCAGGCGAATATGATCCTGATGACAGTGATGAATATATAAAGCGACTTATTCGTGAAGATAAAATCAGTGATTCATCCGTTATAGTTGTTTTAGTTGGAAATAACACCAAAAATCGCAAGCACGTTGATTGGGAAATATATGCTGGATTAAGAGCGAGTATCAATGGTAATGCAGGTTTAATTGGTATCATGTTGCCTTCCGTAAAAAAATCTATCGCCGGAAAATACTATTCTGATGATATCCCCGCAAGATTAGCGGATAACTTAGTATCCAAATATGCGACCTTATATGAGTGGGATTATGCTATACATCACTTTGATTCTATCATAGAAGAAGCGTTTCAATCAAGAATATCAAAAAGGAACTTGATTAATAACTCTCGTCCACAAATGAAGTATAATCGATAA
- a CDS encoding toll/interleukin-1 receptor domain-containing protein, with translation MSGVTKSIYKRDIIEICKMWNQQLKTIKKILPQYYSKEDIIALIKRFYPHEWNSVQFKYEYYTIKDRHLKRIKGRTRYNMDIPEKLIEQSQVFKRITSLISKKAYSQRFNQANADHNYQQLWNNRKPKIERINDKIEKAKLKTQQVTPDFLDQLIGLYERKNTTQKDRMYILLELKKYYNSKIINFFFKLNDTEINRQLRETAFYHLQSFNYQPRLRRQKYMQVRTQNKKKKAYLKRDYAFQTSKIPLNPDELEYRINNSPEQNIKSYDYFISHSSKDSKLVQKLIIHLNSQGKNVYCDWISDSDYLKRNLVREATLKVIEKRLEQSKAILFVNSKHSTESVWCKYELNYFSETSKPIYQICVSDLENGTYIINRLTDKWFYDKEYKALTLLNSTSE, from the coding sequence ATGTCTGGTGTAACAAAAAGTATCTACAAACGGGATATTATTGAAATATGCAAAATGTGGAATCAGCAGCTAAAAACTATTAAAAAAATTCTTCCACAATACTATTCAAAAGAAGATATAATTGCTCTAATAAAGCGCTTTTACCCTCATGAATGGAACTCTGTTCAATTTAAATATGAATATTACACGATCAAAGATAGGCATCTGAAAAGAATAAAAGGTAGAACTCGATACAACATGGATATTCCTGAAAAACTAATTGAACAATCTCAAGTGTTTAAAAGGATTACTTCGTTAATAAGTAAAAAAGCATACTCTCAAAGATTTAATCAGGCTAATGCTGATCATAATTACCAGCAACTTTGGAATAATAGGAAGCCCAAAATCGAAAGAATAAATGACAAAATAGAAAAGGCGAAATTAAAAACTCAGCAGGTAACTCCTGATTTTTTAGATCAATTAATCGGGCTATATGAACGTAAGAATACCACACAGAAGGATAGAATGTATATTCTTTTAGAATTAAAGAAATACTATAATTCCAAAATCATAAATTTCTTTTTCAAATTGAATGATACAGAAATAAACAGACAATTAAGAGAGACGGCGTTTTACCATTTACAGAGCTTTAATTATCAACCAAGACTTAGGCGGCAAAAATATATGCAGGTTCGTACACAAAACAAAAAGAAAAAAGCATATCTAAAAAGGGATTACGCTTTTCAAACATCTAAAATTCCTCTTAATCCTGATGAACTTGAGTATCGTATAAATAATTCTCCAGAACAGAATATAAAAAGCTATGATTACTTCATTTCTCATAGTAGCAAAGATAGTAAATTGGTTCAAAAATTAATTATTCACTTGAATTCACAAGGAAAAAATGTTTATTGTGATTGGATAAGCGATTCTGATTATTTGAAACGTAACCTTGTTAGAGAAGCAACGTTGAAGGTAATCGAAAAAAGGTTAGAGCAGTCAAAAGCGATATTATTTGTCAATTCCAAACATTCTACAGAATCGGTTTGGTGTAAATATGAACTGAATTATTTCTCAGAGACAAGTAAACCAATTTATCAAATCTGCGTATCTGATTTAGAAAATGGCACATATATTATCAATCGGTTGACAGATAAGTGGTTTTATGACAAAGAATACAAAGCACTCACTTTGCTGAATAGCACAAGTGAATAA
- a CDS encoding DUF6809 family protein, with protein sequence MNIIEEMYNGDLFPVGTYSNSCEEYKKAMDSLVAAETELLNTYPQIRELFDKYQSAQIELISINNRQEFVNGFRIGGQIALEMLGKIE encoded by the coding sequence ATGAATATCATTGAAGAGATGTATAACGGTGACCTGTTCCCCGTCGGTACATACAGCAATTCCTGTGAGGAGTATAAGAAGGCTATGGACTCACTTGTCGCTGCCGAGACGGAGCTGCTGAACACCTACCCACAGATCAGGGAGCTGTTTGACAAGTACCAGAGTGCTCAGATCGAGCTTATTAGCATTAACAACAGGCAGGAGTTTGTGAATGGGTTTAGGATAGGGGGGCAGATAGCGTTAGAGATGTTGGGGAAGATTGAATAG
- a CDS encoding helix-turn-helix transcriptional regulator has product MRTTMGEKIKDLRVERHMTTKQLAQATGISEAVLNGLENDTGRDVGYSRIIELARFFDVPSDYLLGFTESRITKNIELKELGLTDKAIKVLLEKKQDNELLSQLIEHSEFSNLINAIDIYVKQLATKSINTINNLTAVVQRGVENYAAGTGMTDEYGKAMKYINETKINEDEFLRYRITERFNQILRDVYDDNADKVSEDIPSTIKSTNEMAECMVGVLDMVKVGEVELDSPMDAVELMMERMGVREEQLIGGLDVLRVFLDEVEEQKHNRRIDESI; this is encoded by the coding sequence ATGAGGACAACTATGGGCGAAAAGATAAAGGACCTGCGAGTGGAGCGGCACATGACAACAAAGCAGCTTGCACAGGCAACGGGCATATCCGAGGCGGTGCTTAACGGCTTGGAAAATGACACGGGCAGAGATGTAGGGTACAGTCGTATCATAGAGCTTGCAAGGTTCTTCGATGTGCCGAGTGACTATCTGCTTGGGTTTACCGAAAGTAGAATCACCAAGAATATAGAACTGAAAGAACTGGGGCTTACCGACAAGGCTATCAAGGTTCTGCTTGAAAAGAAGCAGGACAATGAGCTTTTGAGTCAACTCATAGAGCACAGCGAATTCAGCAACCTTATCAATGCTATTGATATTTATGTTAAGCAGCTTGCCACAAAGTCGATAAATACAATAAATAACCTCACTGCGGTGGTGCAGCGAGGTGTGGAGAATTATGCGGCTGGTACTGGTATGACCGATGAATATGGCAAGGCGATGAAATACATAAATGAAACGAAGATCAACGAGGACGAGTTTTTGAGGTATCGTATTACCGAGCGTTTTAATCAGATACTTCGTGATGTTTATGATGACAATGCCGACAAGGTGAGTGAGGATATACCTTCTACGATAAAGAGCACAAATGAAATGGCAGAGTGCATGGTAGGTGTGCTGGATATGGTGAAGGTGGGAGAGGTGGAGCTTGATAGTCCTATGGATGCCGTTGAGTTGATGATGGAGAGGATGGGGGTGAGGGAGGAACAACTCATAGGTGGGTTAGATGTTTTAAGAGTGTTTTTGGATGAGGTGGAGGAACAAAAACATAATCGGAGAATAGATGAGAGCATCTAA
- a CDS encoding BpuSI family type II restriction endonuclease produces the protein MSIKVVSLFSGGGGLDLGFKKAGYDIIWAVDNNPNAVETYRANLGNHIICEDITKIDPSTIPHADVVIGGPPCQSFSLAGKRNVEDERGQLVWQYIRIIDSIKPKAFLFENVPGLLSAKNSNGERIFTQLKQSFEEIGYTVNAQLVNAADYGIPQKRYRVLIVGTFNGKVFVFPKATHGDVSLGLKPYISVKEAIGDLPSASVNENARLKHEIAPFSSYQKRMRDTDSVTEHFIPKMSDLDKYIISHVKPGGNYMDIPSDVPSQRIRRLQRDGGHTTCYGRMLPDEPSYTINTYFNRPNVGCNIHYAEDRLITVREALRLQSFPDSFVIVSSSKQGRNLIVGNAVPPLLAEIMANELKKYIKEEYIMGIKYSDSEVNVFHPLCEQALNAALQKLKLQKKYKVIHHQYTGSLEMDFCIQNQATKKYLCVIEVKRTPADVHSSRYQFQALSYVQSNEGNNEKPFYILTNLEYAFTFRYDKNRPRVFQQMLKPGLTSICTFGSMTDQDIVDKLTDYFAKTINSFTKDSYDYLVTLDEFAKHMEQIKNSPKLWKSHLAVLLYEYIRGAFTYINRNDLKDIRLFNGDVKRICDEAVRINFKDIFTYDPNEFESKVTINGNILADLFDFGSQNINGDSVAGVLHQIVSYGQEHNGEVPTDLELGTLVAELAKSISGDLSENEKLCDPAAGSGNLISSAIGVFNISSSQIVVNDINSKLLELLSLRLGLGFPKTICKTTSPTIECKNIADIDSSFFADVKVVVMNPPFVGGIYCVDRKPPLYKKIRELTKATPISDVGQMPLEGVFLELITHLVPKGTTIACIISKTHLMGRGPESQAIRRIILNKFGLRIVFTYPGKEIFDKVTKDTCVIVGKAMTPSESVNIYSSYDKVPDIDTHTFAESLKVSLTESFKPIMAGILAKSVQAEQLEQCIADGWRELNSEMIEAIEFTDRHLYSLAQLVKLGDLKIPIKRGTAGNNGGSDLLFFDSNTALFNKHKTSVSIGVAMRNAYYDSLDIGLGDSKFLVESKSSAQAIDDVLTDFLAIPLKPGKQPKKSKSKADLMAILKKEGANIFKGNAVLIPRDIRKNGKIYYSKSPVYVSTNFIVCNFASPDAALLVSTWMTTVFYQLICEVSSKDQEGARKMEKKDILTTLIPDLSKVSDDLVKAVKAEKDNITFLDLQNPVIRKIDRIWAKELFGKEADIRLNEAVRLLEFLARKRNS, from the coding sequence ATGTCAATAAAGGTAGTAAGCCTGTTTTCTGGTGGAGGCGGTTTGGATTTAGGCTTTAAAAAAGCTGGCTATGATATTATTTGGGCAGTAGATAACAACCCCAATGCTGTTGAAACATATCGTGCAAATCTTGGCAATCATATTATTTGTGAAGATATTACAAAAATTGATCCCTCAACCATTCCTCACGCTGATGTTGTAATAGGTGGGCCGCCATGTCAATCTTTTTCTCTTGCAGGAAAACGCAATGTGGAAGACGAACGTGGACAATTGGTTTGGCAGTACATCAGAATAATTGACAGCATAAAGCCTAAAGCTTTTTTATTTGAGAATGTTCCAGGATTATTATCTGCTAAGAATTCTAATGGCGAAAGAATATTCACCCAGTTGAAACAATCGTTTGAGGAAATTGGATATACAGTAAATGCACAGCTTGTTAACGCAGCAGATTATGGTATTCCTCAAAAAAGATATAGAGTATTAATAGTTGGCACGTTTAACGGTAAAGTGTTTGTATTTCCTAAAGCGACTCATGGTGATGTATCTTTAGGATTAAAACCATATATTAGTGTAAAAGAAGCAATTGGAGATTTACCTTCAGCTTCTGTAAATGAGAATGCTCGGTTAAAACATGAGATTGCGCCATTTTCCAGTTACCAAAAACGAATGCGAGATACCGATTCCGTAACAGAGCATTTCATTCCTAAAATGAGCGATTTAGATAAATATATTATATCCCATGTAAAACCAGGCGGAAATTATATGGATATTCCTTCAGATGTTCCGTCTCAAAGAATCCGCCGTTTACAGCGTGACGGTGGGCATACTACTTGTTATGGTAGAATGCTTCCGGATGAGCCTTCATATACAATAAACACATACTTTAACCGACCAAATGTAGGTTGCAATATACATTATGCCGAGGATCGGCTCATTACTGTTAGGGAAGCACTACGATTGCAATCGTTCCCGGATTCTTTTGTAATTGTTTCATCAAGCAAACAAGGGAGAAATCTTATAGTTGGAAATGCTGTTCCGCCATTGCTTGCAGAAATTATGGCAAATGAATTAAAAAAATACATAAAGGAGGAATACATTATGGGCATTAAGTATTCTGATTCCGAAGTAAATGTCTTTCATCCGTTGTGCGAGCAAGCACTTAATGCAGCTTTGCAAAAGCTGAAGCTTCAGAAGAAATATAAAGTGATTCATCATCAGTATACGGGTAGTCTTGAAATGGATTTCTGCATACAGAATCAAGCAACAAAAAAATATCTCTGTGTAATTGAAGTTAAGCGCACTCCTGCTGATGTTCACAGTTCGAGATACCAATTCCAAGCGTTGTCTTATGTTCAGAGCAATGAAGGAAATAATGAAAAGCCGTTCTACATATTGACAAATCTTGAATATGCATTTACTTTCAGATATGATAAAAACCGTCCTCGTGTATTCCAGCAGATGCTAAAGCCCGGCTTGACTTCTATCTGCACATTTGGTTCTATGACGGATCAAGATATTGTTGATAAACTTACTGATTATTTCGCAAAGACAATAAACAGTTTTACTAAAGATAGCTATGATTATTTAGTAACCCTTGATGAGTTTGCAAAGCACATGGAGCAAATCAAAAATAGCCCTAAACTATGGAAAAGCCATCTTGCTGTACTGCTTTATGAATACATTAGAGGAGCATTCACATACATTAACCGTAACGATTTGAAAGACATCCGGCTATTCAATGGTGATGTTAAAAGAATTTGTGATGAAGCAGTAAGAATCAACTTCAAAGATATTTTCACCTATGATCCCAATGAATTTGAATCAAAAGTTACTATTAACGGCAACATACTAGCTGATTTATTTGACTTTGGCTCTCAAAACATTAATGGTGACTCTGTTGCTGGCGTCTTACACCAAATTGTTTCCTATGGGCAAGAGCATAATGGCGAAGTGCCAACTGACCTTGAGCTTGGAACATTGGTTGCCGAACTGGCTAAGAGCATTAGCGGTGATTTAAGTGAGAATGAGAAGCTATGTGATCCCGCAGCAGGAAGCGGAAATCTAATCAGTTCTGCAATAGGCGTCTTCAATATATCCTCAAGCCAAATAGTAGTTAATGATATTAACAGCAAGCTTTTGGAATTACTATCATTAAGACTCGGCTTAGGCTTTCCAAAAACAATATGTAAAACAACATCTCCTACAATTGAATGCAAAAATATAGCGGATATTGACAGCTCTTTTTTTGCTGATGTTAAGGTTGTTGTTATGAATCCTCCTTTTGTGGGCGGAATATACTGCGTTGATCGCAAGCCCCCTCTCTATAAAAAGATACGGGAATTAACAAAAGCTACTCCCATTTCCGATGTCGGTCAAATGCCGTTAGAGGGAGTATTCCTTGAATTAATCACTCATTTAGTGCCAAAGGGAACTACCATAGCGTGTATTATATCAAAAACTCATTTGATGGGTAGAGGTCCGGAATCACAGGCGATACGGAGAATCATACTTAACAAGTTTGGGCTAAGAATCGTTTTCACTTACCCAGGCAAGGAGATTTTTGATAAGGTTACGAAAGATACTTGTGTGATAGTTGGTAAAGCTATGACACCAAGTGAGTCGGTCAATATCTATTCGAGTTATGATAAAGTTCCCGATATAGATACACATACTTTTGCGGAATCCTTAAAAGTTTCTCTCACTGAATCGTTCAAACCAATAATGGCTGGAATACTTGCAAAATCAGTGCAGGCTGAACAACTCGAACAATGTATTGCAGACGGTTGGCGAGAATTAAACAGCGAGATGATTGAGGCAATCGAGTTTACAGACAGACATCTGTATTCATTAGCACAATTAGTCAAGCTTGGCGATTTAAAAATTCCAATCAAAAGAGGAACTGCCGGTAATAATGGTGGAAGCGATTTATTATTCTTTGATTCAAACACAGCTTTATTTAATAAGCACAAGACATCAGTCTCTATTGGAGTTGCAATGAGAAATGCTTATTATGACTCGTTAGATATAGGCTTAGGTGATTCCAAGTTTTTAGTTGAGTCAAAATCATCAGCACAGGCTATTGATGATGTGTTGACGGATTTTTTAGCAATTCCGCTTAAGCCAGGTAAGCAGCCTAAGAAATCAAAAAGTAAAGCTGATTTGATGGCTATTCTAAAAAAAGAGGGAGCTAATATTTTCAAGGGAAATGCGGTATTAATCCCCAGAGACATAAGAAAGAATGGAAAAATATACTACTCTAAAAGTCCTGTATATGTTTCGACTAATTTTATCGTATGTAATTTTGCTTCTCCTGACGCTGCCTTGCTTGTATCAACTTGGATGACTACAGTTTTCTATCAGCTTATTTGTGAAGTATCGTCAAAAGACCAAGAAGGCGCTCGTAAAATGGAAAAGAAGGATATTCTAACAACACTAATTCCTGATCTTAGTAAGGTATCTGACGATTTGGTCAAGGCAGTAAAAGCAGAAAAGGATAATATTACTTTCTTAGATTTGCAAAACCCTGTAATTAGGAAAATTGACAGGATATGGGCAAAGGAGCTATTTGGCAAGGAGGCAGATATAAGACTTAATGAAGCGGTACGGTTGCTTGAATTTTTAGCAAGGAAGCGAAATTCATAA
- a CDS encoding ATP-dependent Clp protease proteolytic subunit, with protein MLETYKSSNMLPKKTTVEDCRGSRDTDIITQQFSKARLYLVGEIDQKMAMDFVAAMSVLADEQRDVEIIINSPGGEVSAGLVIYDIIQSYQYRITMYCTGLAASMGAVILAGGQRGRRYILPHSKVMIHEPLISGGMGGSATTIEKTAQNILETKSVLNKILSRHTGKTIEKINEATLFDNYMTAEQAVEFGICDDIRSFFTR; from the coding sequence ATGTTAGAAACATATAAATCAAGCAATATGCTGCCTAAGAAAACAACAGTTGAGGATTGCAGGGGCAGCAGAGATACGGATATCATAACACAGCAGTTCTCAAAAGCAAGGCTTTATCTTGTGGGCGAGATAGACCAGAAAATGGCTATGGACTTTGTCGCAGCCATGTCTGTGCTTGCCGACGAGCAGAGAGATGTGGAGATAATAATAAACAGCCCAGGCGGCGAGGTTTCGGCAGGGCTGGTGATATATGATATTATACAGTCATATCAGTACAGGATAACAATGTACTGCACGGGGCTTGCGGCGAGTATGGGTGCTGTTATCCTTGCAGGCGGGCAAAGGGGCAGGAGGTATATTCTGCCACATTCAAAGGTGATGATACACGAGCCCCTTATATCGGGCGGTATGGGCGGCTCGGCAACCACCATAGAAAAAACGGCACAGAATATTCTTGAAACCAAGTCGGTGCTAAACAAGATACTTTCCCGCCACACAGGCAAGACCATAGAAAAGATCAACGAAGCAACGCTGTTTGATAATTATATGACCGCAGAGCAAGCCGTAGAGTTTGGTATCTGTGATGATATAAGAAGCTTTTTTACACGATAA
- a CDS encoding VirD4-like conjugal transfer protein, CD1115 family yields the protein MIRETTRYNIKKAHNMGYGILPNGELFNLDSISTKLNNNMAVLGASGAGKTRSVVIPNILAACGSYIISDPKGSLYKKYGDHMRRCGYKVVHLDLIHPEYSDKYNPLNYIRNTDDVMKLASQIVLLGFGGKTARDDPFWEKASELLISSLIGYIMEGGDEIEGSVHGIAELLAKIDPNVYENDGRCAIDSIFEMHLRDYRSRTGETSWAYMQYEKFKSTAPRTFGCVIITLQSMINAFDSLGMRAMTSGECELDLRRIGEEKTAVFLSISDTDRSKDTIANIFYSQAMNELCDYADEECEDSRLPVPVRFILDDFGTNCRIHGFENMISNIRSRGISAILILQSESQLAEGYGESSHTILDNCDTIVYMGGNDVETARMISERSNQPLHKVLNMPLCTNWIFRRGSEPKFSNTVDLSEYHIQSRHFDKA from the coding sequence ATGATAAGAGAAACAACAAGATACAATATCAAAAAGGCACACAATATGGGGTACGGCATTCTGCCAAACGGCGAGCTGTTTAATCTCGACAGCATAAGCACCAAGCTCAACAACAATATGGCTGTACTCGGCGCATCTGGTGCAGGAAAAACAAGAAGCGTAGTCATTCCTAATATTCTTGCAGCCTGCGGCAGCTATATCATTTCCGACCCGAAGGGCAGCCTGTATAAGAAATATGGCGATCATATGAGGCGCTGCGGCTATAAGGTCGTTCACCTTGACCTTATACACCCCGAATACTCTGACAAATACAATCCGCTAAACTATATCCGCAATACCGATGATGTGATGAAGCTTGCTTCGCAGATAGTCCTGCTCGGCTTTGGCGGCAAGACTGCAAGGGACGATCCGTTCTGGGAGAAGGCTTCCGAGCTACTCATATCCTCTCTGATAGGCTATATTATGGAGGGCGGCGATGAGATAGAGGGCTCTGTTCACGGCATAGCCGAGCTTCTTGCAAAGATAGACCCAAACGTATATGAAAACGACGGCAGATGTGCGATAGACTCAATATTTGAAATGCACCTCAGAGACTACCGCTCACGCACAGGCGAAACGAGCTGGGCTTACATGCAGTATGAGAAGTTCAAGTCAACAGCACCGCGTACCTTTGGCTGTGTTATCATAACGCTGCAATCAATGATAAACGCATTTGATTCGCTGGGAATGAGGGCTATGACCTCGGGGGAGTGTGAGCTTGATCTCAGAAGAATAGGCGAAGAAAAGACCGCAGTGTTTTTAAGCATAAGTGACACAGACCGCTCTAAGGACACGATAGCGAACATCTTTTACAGCCAGGCTATGAACGAGCTTTGTGATTACGCAGACGAGGAATGCGAGGACAGCCGTTTGCCCGTTCCCGTGAGATTTATTCTTGACGATTTCGGCACAAACTGCCGCATACACGGCTTTGAGAATATGATCTCAAATATCCGTTCAAGGGGCATCTCGGCAATACTTATCCTGCAATCGGAATCACAGCTCGCAGAGGGCTACGGCGAGAGCAGCCACACTATTCTTGACAACTGCGACACGATAGTTTATATGGGCGGCAACGATGTTGAAACAGCCCGTATGATCTCCGAGCGAAGCAACCAGCCGCTGCATAAGGTGCTTAATATGCCGCTGTGTACAAACTGGATATTCCGCAGGGGCTCGGAGCCTAAGTTTTCAAACACAGTCGATCTGTCGGAGTATCACATACAGAGCAGGCACTTTGACAAGGCATAA